A genomic window from Photobacterium gaetbulicola Gung47 includes:
- a CDS encoding arsenic operon regulator (COG0640), with amino-acid sequence MNRDDATTIFDSLSSGVRLDAWRLLVKAGNEGKVAGEMAKEMGIAPNALSFHLKAMLHAGLVSVEQQGRFLRYRANITLMIDLIKYLTEECCGEDTQASCHPSQLNAVCTQADK; translated from the coding sequence ATGAACAGAGATGATGCAACAACAATTTTTGACTCACTGTCTTCAGGTGTACGGCTTGATGCATGGCGTTTGCTGGTAAAGGCTGGAAATGAAGGCAAGGTCGCGGGGGAAATGGCAAAGGAAATGGGGATTGCCCCGAACGCTTTGTCGTTTCACTTGAAGGCGATGTTACATGCGGGGCTAGTATCCGTTGAACAACAGGGGAGGTTTCTGCGCTACAGAGCAAATATCACTTTGATGATCGACTTGATCAAGTATCTAACCGAAGAGTGTTGCGGTGAGGATACTCAAGCTAGTTGTCACCCGAGCCAGCTCAATGCTGTGTGTACACAAGCAGACAAGTAA
- a CDS encoding hypothetical protein (COG3266), with product MKKLAVLAVVAAISGCASDSGNTEIISSSKQEIYHQEQLESETLANLADSTLSDEGRGPDQATAADIIKKAAEEDKAAQPQLAKSGYSIQVLALSHNKGFTSYMNKLPSDKPVWTNKKELNGIPWYTLLYGQFETREQARQALDALPNNVKTYGPFIRSLDEVKASPSPKLTRLN from the coding sequence ATGAAAAAACTAGCCGTATTAGCCGTTGTTGCGGCGATTTCAGGGTGTGCTTCGGATTCAGGAAATACTGAAATAATCAGTTCATCAAAGCAGGAAATATATCATCAAGAGCAGCTGGAGTCTGAAACTCTTGCGAACTTGGCTGACTCAACCCTGTCCGATGAAGGGCGCGGTCCAGACCAAGCGACAGCCGCGGATATTATTAAAAAAGCAGCCGAAGAGGATAAAGCTGCGCAGCCACAATTAGCCAAGTCTGGCTACTCTATCCAGGTATTGGCACTGAGCCACAACAAAGGCTTCACTTCATATATGAATAAGCTGCCTTCCGATAAGCCTGTTTGGACTAATAAGAAGGAGCTCAATGGTATCCCTTGGTATACCTTGCTTTACGGGCAGTTTGAGACCAGAGAGCAAGCTCGTCAGGCACTGGATGCGCTACCCAATAACGTAAAAACGTACGGTCCTTTCATCCGTAGCTTGGACGAGGTGAAGGCCTCTCCAAGCCCTAAACTGACTCGCCTCAACTAG
- a CDS encoding hypothetical protein (COG2847), producing the protein MKKLIASLGLLTTLCAQADVTIRDCVIVEPAPNVNRTALFFTADYSVNEEVKALRLPSPEAILGGDISALTDNVQIHKTEMKDGVMKMQRIPKLFLEKDGKTVLKRGGLHFMLMDLKKRPVAGESYPVNIWLTYLADAQCEASVVKANQL; encoded by the coding sequence ATGAAAAAACTCATTGCTAGCCTAGGACTGCTCACAACGCTATGCGCTCAAGCTGATGTCACCATCCGCGACTGCGTTATCGTAGAGCCAGCACCCAATGTTAATCGCACCGCCCTTTTTTTCACCGCTGACTATTCCGTTAATGAAGAAGTGAAAGCGCTTCGCTTGCCCTCTCCAGAGGCTATTCTCGGCGGGGACATATCGGCATTAACTGACAATGTGCAGATCCATAAAACAGAAATGAAGGATGGCGTTATGAAAATGCAACGTATCCCGAAACTGTTCCTGGAGAAGGATGGGAAAACCGTGCTCAAAAGAGGTGGCTTGCACTTTATGTTGATGGATCTGAAAAAGCGTCCCGTTGCTGGCGAAAGCTACCCTGTCAACATATGGCTAACCTATCTCGCTGACGCCCAGTGCGAAGCCAGCGTTGTTAAAGCAAACCAACTTTAA
- a CDS encoding transcriptional regulator (COG0583), with translation MNKLLSFEALMVLDAIERRGSFAAASEELGRAPSSLSYQVQKLEQDLDLVIFDRSGHKAVFTKAGHLLLERGRMLLTAADEMIADASALAHGWELDITIAYDGLVKVDTFFPLVDGLAQQSKTRIRFQEEILAGCWEALAQDRADILVAPAPSVAPPEVKTQSLGTMDVIWLAHPDHPIHKHKYPLDPLIRKQYRGIAVADTARNLPPMTYNILDDQPLLTVGSMHDKLQALKAGLGIATMSYCHAQDAIESGELVVIGDDPVQELELVIAWNRSRMGKAKSWCIQHITSLWNKQANH, from the coding sequence GTGAATAAGCTATTGTCTTTTGAAGCTTTGATGGTGCTCGATGCTATTGAGCGACGGGGAAGTTTCGCAGCAGCATCGGAAGAGCTAGGCAGAGCGCCTTCATCTTTGAGCTATCAGGTGCAGAAACTGGAGCAAGATTTAGATTTGGTTATTTTTGATCGCTCTGGTCATAAAGCCGTCTTTACCAAAGCGGGTCATCTTCTCCTCGAGAGGGGGCGTATGTTATTGACTGCCGCCGATGAAATGATCGCCGATGCCAGTGCACTGGCGCATGGTTGGGAGCTCGATATTACCATTGCCTACGATGGCCTGGTGAAGGTGGACACGTTTTTTCCGCTGGTGGATGGCTTGGCCCAGCAAAGCAAGACGCGAATTCGCTTCCAGGAAGAAATTTTGGCGGGCTGCTGGGAAGCGCTAGCGCAAGACCGTGCTGATATCCTCGTTGCTCCGGCCCCGAGCGTGGCACCACCGGAAGTCAAAACCCAGAGTCTGGGAACCATGGATGTTATTTGGCTGGCACACCCAGATCATCCCATTCATAAACATAAATACCCGCTGGATCCGCTTATTCGCAAACAATATCGCGGTATTGCCGTTGCTGATACGGCACGTAATCTACCGCCTATGACCTATAACATTCTCGATGATCAACCTTTGCTAACGGTTGGCTCAATGCATGACAAGTTACAAGCATTGAAGGCCGGGCTAGGTATCGCGACGATGTCGTATTGCCATGCTCAAGATGCCATAGAAAGTGGGGAGCTGGTGGTTATTGGAGATGATCCCGTCCAGGAGCTTGAATTGGTGATAGCTTGGAATCGTAGCCGAATGGGGAAAGCGAAGTCTTGGTGCATACAGCATATTACCTCGCTGTGGAATAAACAGGCTAACCACTAG
- a CDS encoding putative transcriptional regulator, LysR family (COG0583) codes for MDIEAVKMFALLAKKLNYTETAKALDVSQPTLSRKIKALEQDLNVTLVHRRGNNISLTPQGEAFLESATKILDLIDHTVEQLHVERKGISGQLRIGCLHPMARFLTKFFLPSFHEKHPNIHIHFHTLTPCTLTLFEDVDLMIAPFWLSDESVVCRKVSTFVRCCYASPAYLKKQGVPQFVHDLELHQCITQTNTPNVERYWNLQNRDGNKRQVEVSGDMTTNSIDIAINLALGGFGIGLIPANQVREYVESGELVRLFDGNWFEQGELFILYKQSLHTPQRYKVFIEEFEAFHYQWGSGLHNLE; via the coding sequence ATGGATATTGAAGCGGTTAAAATGTTTGCCTTGCTGGCAAAAAAGCTCAATTACACGGAAACTGCTAAGGCGCTGGATGTGAGCCAGCCGACATTAAGCCGAAAGATTAAAGCGCTGGAACAAGACTTAAATGTCACATTGGTACACCGGCGGGGCAACAATATTAGCTTAACTCCGCAAGGGGAGGCATTTCTTGAGTCGGCAACAAAGATCCTCGATCTGATAGACCATACTGTCGAGCAACTGCATGTTGAAAGAAAGGGAATTAGTGGCCAGCTTCGAATTGGTTGCCTTCATCCTATGGCGCGCTTTCTGACCAAGTTTTTCCTACCGAGTTTTCATGAAAAGCACCCAAATATCCATATACACTTCCATACCTTGACACCCTGCACATTGACCTTGTTTGAGGACGTGGATTTGATGATTGCCCCGTTTTGGCTAAGCGATGAAAGTGTAGTTTGCCGAAAAGTGTCAACCTTTGTGCGCTGCTGTTACGCTTCACCGGCGTACTTGAAAAAGCAGGGGGTGCCGCAATTTGTCCATGATCTCGAGTTACACCAGTGTATTACCCAAACCAATACGCCGAACGTAGAACGTTATTGGAATTTGCAAAACCGTGACGGTAATAAAAGGCAAGTCGAAGTCTCTGGCGACATGACGACCAACTCGATTGATATCGCGATAAATCTAGCTCTGGGAGGTTTCGGGATTGGGTTGATACCGGCCAACCAGGTTCGAGAATATGTTGAGAGTGGTGAACTGGTTCGTTTGTTTGATGGTAACTGGTTCGAACAAGGAGAGTTGTTCATACTCTACAAGCAGAGTCTGCATACACCACAACGCTATAAAGTGTTCATCGAAGAGTTCGAGGCTTTTCACTACCAGTGGGGCTCTGGCTTGCACAATCTCGAATAA
- a CDS encoding D-alanyl-alanine synthetase A (COG1181), producing the protein MSSIHVLLLCGGGSAEHEVSLVSANYIEQQLKQIDNITYTRIEMKSDGWFNHQGQLCHLNLDRTLQQGGDKSTVDYVIPCVHGFPGETGDLQSFLDMAKLPYLGCGAEASTNCFNKITTKLWFDALGIPNTPYVFLSENTSEAHQQAADAFDKWGKVFVKAASQGSSVGCYRVTEKEALEEAINAAFGYSEQVLIEKAIKPRELEISSYQYNGELIITKPGEVSCPDDQFYTYEEKYSADSHSTTVVEATNLTEEQIDAIRGYARKAFVHMKLKDLSRIDFFLSEEGEILLNEINTFPGMTPISMFPKMLEHHGHTFKGFLEQAIKNAVK; encoded by the coding sequence ATGAGCTCAATCCACGTTTTATTACTCTGTGGCGGCGGAAGTGCCGAACACGAAGTCTCTCTAGTATCTGCAAATTACATTGAACAGCAGCTCAAGCAGATTGACAACATTACCTATACCCGAATAGAAATGAAGTCTGATGGCTGGTTCAATCACCAGGGCCAGCTTTGTCACCTTAACCTCGACCGCACATTACAGCAGGGCGGTGACAAATCTACCGTCGATTATGTTATTCCGTGTGTTCATGGTTTTCCCGGTGAAACTGGCGATCTCCAGTCGTTTCTTGATATGGCCAAGCTGCCTTACCTTGGTTGTGGTGCGGAAGCGAGCACTAATTGCTTCAACAAAATAACAACCAAGCTATGGTTCGATGCTCTGGGAATTCCAAATACGCCATATGTGTTCTTGAGTGAAAATACCTCTGAAGCACACCAGCAGGCAGCAGACGCTTTTGATAAGTGGGGTAAAGTATTTGTCAAAGCCGCGAGCCAAGGTTCGTCTGTTGGCTGTTACCGAGTCACTGAAAAAGAGGCTTTGGAAGAGGCTATCAATGCGGCATTCGGTTATTCAGAGCAAGTTTTGATTGAAAAAGCGATTAAGCCGCGTGAGTTGGAGATCTCTTCTTACCAGTATAATGGTGAGCTAATTATTACTAAGCCTGGTGAAGTATCGTGTCCTGACGACCAATTCTACACCTACGAAGAGAAATACAGTGCAGATAGCCACTCGACAACGGTGGTTGAAGCGACAAACCTTACCGAGGAGCAAATTGATGCGATCAGGGGGTATGCTCGCAAAGCCTTTGTTCATATGAAGCTTAAGGATCTGTCGCGAATTGATTTCTTCTTGAGTGAGGAGGGTGAGATCCTTCTGAATGAAATCAATACATTCCCTGGAATGACGCCGATATCGATGTTCCCTAAAATGCTTGAGCACCATGGCCATACGTTCAAAGGCTTCTTGGAGCAAGCAATCAAGAATGCTGTGAAATAA
- a CDS encoding Na-directed DNA polymerase (COG3344), whose product MTSTQLMEQICSSTNLNQALRRVKKNKGCAGVDKLDIAATISVLRQSSNGQALRQSLLDGVYQPQPVLGVEIPKPSGGVRQLGIPTVLDRIVQQAITSVLTDIYEPKFSNSSYGFRPNRSAHHALAAASHYIREGRGYVVDVDLAKYFDTVNHDRLMHRLSKDITDKRVLKLIRSYLQAGIMRNGLVEQRQRGTPQGGPLSPLLSNIVLDELDKELERRGHKFCRYADDCQIYVHSEEAANRVKASITEFLEQKLKLTVNREKSAATRVTERTYLGHRFQRDGSIHISKTAQTHMKKRVRQITKRNRGRELKTVIVELTQYLRGWQHYFKLAMRKSAMQRLDEWIRRRLRCYRLKQRKRRHSIATWLRQEGVNERNAWKLAMSEKGWWHLALSPQLNQAMPVKWFKEMGMYSLRDGYESLKIYSEPPYATHACTVV is encoded by the coding sequence GTGACCTCAACTCAGTTGATGGAGCAGATCTGTTCATCAACGAATCTGAACCAAGCCCTGAGAAGAGTAAAGAAGAACAAGGGATGTGCTGGGGTTGATAAACTCGACATAGCAGCCACTATCTCGGTGCTTCGGCAGTCTTCCAATGGGCAAGCGCTCCGCCAGAGCCTTCTGGACGGTGTCTATCAACCCCAACCCGTCTTGGGTGTAGAAATCCCTAAACCTAGTGGGGGAGTGAGGCAGCTAGGTATCCCAACGGTACTTGATAGGATTGTCCAACAGGCCATCACATCAGTCCTGACAGATATCTACGAACCTAAGTTCTCCAACAGCAGTTACGGGTTCAGGCCCAACCGTAGTGCCCACCATGCTCTGGCGGCAGCAAGCCACTACATCAGGGAGGGGCGGGGTTATGTAGTCGATGTTGACCTAGCGAAATACTTCGATACCGTGAACCACGATAGGCTGATGCACAGGCTATCGAAAGATATCACAGATAAACGGGTACTGAAGCTGATCAGGTCATACCTACAGGCAGGCATAATGCGAAACGGGTTAGTCGAGCAGAGGCAACGAGGGACACCACAGGGTGGCCCATTATCTCCGCTGCTATCAAATATCGTATTAGATGAGTTGGATAAAGAGCTTGAACGAAGAGGGCATAAGTTCTGCCGATATGCAGACGACTGCCAAATCTACGTACACAGTGAGGAAGCCGCAAATCGAGTAAAAGCCTCGATAACGGAGTTCTTGGAGCAGAAACTGAAACTCACGGTCAACCGGGAGAAGAGTGCGGCAACAAGAGTGACAGAGCGGACTTACTTAGGCCATCGCTTCCAACGAGATGGAAGTATCCATATCTCGAAGACAGCACAAACTCACATGAAGAAGCGAGTGCGTCAAATAACGAAGCGGAATCGAGGACGAGAGTTGAAGACAGTAATAGTCGAACTAACTCAATATCTAAGAGGTTGGCAACACTACTTCAAGCTCGCCATGCGGAAAAGCGCGATGCAGCGCTTGGATGAATGGATAAGACGGCGCTTACGGTGCTACCGACTCAAGCAGCGAAAACGCAGACACAGCATAGCGACATGGTTACGCCAAGAAGGCGTAAACGAGCGCAATGCTTGGAAGCTAGCGATGTCAGAGAAAGGATGGTGGCATCTGGCTTTATCGCCGCAGCTCAATCAGGCCATGCCAGTTAAATGGTTCAAGGAGATGGGCATGTACTCATTGAGAGATGGGTATGAGTCACTGAAAATATATTCGGAACCGCCGTATGCGACCCACGCTTGTACGGTGGTGTGA
- a CDS encoding arsenical pump membrane protein, putative (COG0798) — MGVFERFLSAWVGLGMLAGIVGGVLFPELFTMLGDLQYAQINMVIAVLIWLMIYPMMMQVDFASIKQFHRRPKGLVVTIVVNWFIKPFSMALLAILFIRYLFGGWISPSLGEEYIAGMILLGVAPCTAMVFVWSQLTRGDANYTVVQVAINDLIMVVAFAPIAALLLGVTDITVPWDTLLLSVTLFVVIPLIAGAITRHYLHRKGSKQDKLDKLAATLKPFSILGLVGTVILLFGFQAQTIIDNPLDILLIAIPLLIQTYLIFAVAYIWMKKWKQPHNVAAPGAMIGASNFFELAVAVAISLFGIHSGAALATVVGVLVEVPVMLSLVAYANKTRHQFGPEIA, encoded by the coding sequence ATGGGTGTTTTCGAGCGTTTCCTCAGTGCATGGGTTGGGCTGGGTATGCTGGCCGGAATAGTTGGTGGCGTACTGTTTCCTGAGCTGTTTACCATGCTGGGCGACTTGCAGTATGCACAAATCAACATGGTTATAGCGGTGTTGATTTGGCTGATGATTTATCCAATGATGATGCAGGTAGATTTTGCATCGATTAAACAATTTCATCGCCGCCCTAAAGGCTTGGTTGTGACCATTGTTGTCAACTGGTTCATTAAACCATTCTCCATGGCATTGCTGGCTATCTTATTTATCCGCTACCTGTTTGGTGGGTGGATTTCACCGTCGTTGGGGGAAGAGTATATCGCCGGTATGATCCTGCTGGGTGTGGCACCATGTACTGCGATGGTCTTCGTATGGAGTCAGTTAACCAGAGGTGATGCCAATTATACGGTGGTCCAGGTTGCGATTAATGACTTGATTATGGTTGTTGCTTTCGCTCCCATCGCGGCCTTGCTCCTAGGGGTAACAGATATCACTGTACCCTGGGACACGTTGTTGCTTTCAGTCACATTGTTCGTTGTTATTCCATTAATTGCCGGGGCCATTACCCGTCATTACTTGCACAGAAAAGGTAGTAAGCAAGACAAGCTGGATAAATTGGCTGCAACTCTCAAACCTTTCTCTATCTTGGGTTTGGTCGGTACTGTGATTCTTTTATTCGGCTTCCAAGCTCAGACAATTATTGATAATCCTTTGGATATCTTACTGATAGCCATTCCGCTATTGATTCAGACTTATTTAATTTTTGCCGTAGCCTATATATGGATGAAAAAGTGGAAGCAACCACATAATGTTGCAGCGCCAGGTGCCATGATAGGTGCTTCTAACTTTTTTGAGTTGGCTGTCGCAGTGGCAATCAGTTTGTTTGGTATCCATTCTGGTGCGGCACTCGCAACCGTAGTGGGGGTATTGGTTGAGGTACCGGTAATGTTGTCACTTGTTGCATACGCCAATAAAACACGCCATCAATTTGGGCCTGAAATAGCATAA
- a CDS encoding putative acetyltransferase (COG0454,COG1042), with protein sequence MDGLDKLLKPKSIAVIGASDNPKRAGNVVIRNLLSGSFHGPIMPVTPKYDAVAGVLAYPTIESLPRVPDLAIVCTNAHRNVEVIRQLGEKGVKVAIVLAAGMSNIVTDGETEEQRMFTVASQFNMRLVGPNSMGLILPWINLNASFSPIPANKGNIAFISQSAAVCTTILDWAKNKNVGFSTFLSLGDACDINFAELLDNLCRDSKTEAILLYIDSVKDARRFMSAARAAARNRRILVVKSGRTPAGSAAAFLHTGSPAGLDAVYDAAIRRSGMLRVNNTHELFAAVETLAHSVPLRGERLAILTNGGGPAIMAVDALADRGGKLAQLSDETTSKLSAILPSCWSKANPIDIIGDADISRYEQAVKILLDSDDFDALLIMHSPSAIAQGNETAQRLVEVLNAHPRTRKFNILTNWAGEDEAVVSRKIFTQAGYPAYRTPESAVSAFMHLVEYRRNQKQLMETPVSYGETKANPRHVHDVVNHLLAQGVTQLETHDVRPVLEAYGFKTLPTWIASDPAEAAHIANQIGYPVAVKLRSPDIPHKSEVHGVLLYLRTAEEVANGAQAILDRVSLDYPKARIDGLLVQRMAKRAGSQELRLSVHHDSIFGPVILLGEDTGDWDIHKNAAVGIPPLNMALARYMVINAIKTGKITQRNLPDKIDIPALCRLLVKTSQLIIDCPEIESFDIHPLLATGDEMTVIDASMTIRHFEGNRQKQLAIRPYPKELEEEVALKNGERILLRPILPEDEPQHADFIAKVSVEDLYKRFFSDVGEFNHEALANLTQIDYDREMAFVAVKASTNENGKLEESIIGVTRALSDPENIEAEFAILVRSDLKGIGLGSILMNKIIRYCREAGLKRITGMTMPSNRGMVMLAQKVGFEIDIQMEDGIVEMLLPLK encoded by the coding sequence ATGGATGGACTAGACAAACTGCTCAAACCTAAGTCAATCGCCGTGATCGGTGCCTCGGATAATCCCAAACGGGCCGGTAATGTGGTCATCCGCAACCTATTGTCAGGTTCTTTCCATGGGCCTATCATGCCTGTCACCCCAAAGTACGATGCGGTAGCTGGTGTCCTGGCTTATCCGACTATAGAGAGCCTTCCTCGTGTTCCAGATTTAGCCATCGTCTGTACCAATGCCCACCGTAATGTTGAAGTTATCAGACAGTTAGGAGAAAAAGGCGTAAAGGTTGCCATCGTCCTCGCGGCAGGCATGTCCAATATCGTGACTGATGGTGAAACAGAAGAGCAGCGTATGTTCACCGTGGCCAGCCAGTTTAATATGCGATTGGTCGGTCCTAATAGCATGGGGCTTATCCTGCCATGGATTAACCTCAATGCCTCTTTTTCGCCGATTCCGGCCAACAAAGGAAATATTGCCTTTATTTCGCAGTCGGCAGCGGTATGTACCACTATCTTGGATTGGGCAAAAAATAAAAATGTTGGCTTTTCTACTTTCCTCTCACTGGGTGATGCCTGTGATATCAATTTTGCAGAACTGCTTGATAACCTGTGCCGAGACAGTAAGACCGAGGCCATCCTTCTTTACATCGACTCGGTAAAAGATGCAAGACGGTTTATGTCGGCAGCCCGGGCCGCTGCCCGTAACCGGAGGATCCTGGTTGTTAAAAGTGGCAGAACACCTGCCGGTAGTGCTGCAGCCTTTTTACATACTGGCTCTCCAGCAGGACTCGATGCCGTTTACGACGCCGCCATACGTCGCTCAGGGATGTTACGAGTCAACAACACTCACGAGCTTTTCGCTGCTGTTGAAACCCTTGCCCATTCAGTGCCTCTGCGTGGTGAACGCTTGGCCATTTTAACCAACGGCGGTGGCCCTGCGATAATGGCCGTTGATGCGTTAGCTGACCGGGGGGGGAAACTTGCCCAATTAAGCGACGAAACCACCAGCAAACTCTCCGCCATATTGCCTTCGTGCTGGTCCAAGGCCAACCCCATCGACATCATCGGTGATGCAGATATCAGCCGCTATGAACAGGCAGTCAAAATCCTTCTGGACAGCGATGACTTTGACGCCTTATTGATCATGCACTCACCTTCTGCGATTGCTCAAGGTAACGAAACCGCCCAACGATTGGTTGAAGTGCTCAATGCCCATCCAAGGACTCGAAAGTTTAATATATTGACTAACTGGGCCGGTGAAGATGAAGCGGTCGTATCACGCAAGATTTTCACCCAAGCGGGTTATCCCGCTTACCGCACGCCAGAAAGTGCAGTTTCAGCCTTCATGCATTTGGTTGAGTACCGCAGGAACCAAAAGCAGCTGATGGAAACCCCCGTCTCGTATGGTGAGACAAAGGCCAATCCGCGTCACGTACATGATGTCGTCAACCACCTGCTTGCTCAGGGTGTCACCCAGCTTGAAACTCATGATGTCAGGCCGGTTCTGGAAGCCTATGGTTTTAAGACTCTCCCTACTTGGATCGCCAGTGATCCTGCAGAAGCGGCCCATATTGCCAACCAAATCGGTTACCCGGTTGCAGTAAAGTTACGCTCCCCCGATATTCCTCATAAGTCTGAGGTCCATGGTGTATTACTTTACTTACGCACCGCGGAGGAAGTCGCCAACGGTGCACAGGCGATTCTTGACCGTGTATCGCTTGACTACCCGAAAGCCAGAATTGACGGTCTGTTGGTACAGCGAATGGCCAAGCGCGCCGGTTCACAAGAACTTCGGTTATCGGTTCACCACGACAGTATTTTTGGTCCGGTTATATTATTGGGTGAAGATACTGGAGATTGGGACATTCATAAGAATGCCGCCGTCGGCATCCCGCCTTTAAATATGGCGCTAGCCCGCTATATGGTTATCAATGCCATTAAAACAGGGAAAATTACCCAGCGAAATCTACCGGACAAAATCGATATCCCCGCGCTGTGCAGACTGCTGGTGAAAACCTCTCAGTTAATTATCGATTGCCCGGAGATAGAGTCTTTCGATATACACCCGTTGCTGGCGACAGGCGACGAAATGACTGTTATTGACGCTTCGATGACAATTCGCCATTTTGAGGGTAACCGCCAGAAACAGCTAGCAATTCGCCCTTATCCCAAAGAGCTTGAGGAAGAAGTTGCGCTCAAAAATGGCGAGCGGATATTGCTGCGACCGATCCTGCCAGAAGATGAGCCTCAGCATGCCGATTTTATCGCCAAGGTTTCTGTTGAAGATCTGTATAAGCGCTTCTTCTCTGATGTTGGTGAGTTTAACCATGAAGCATTGGCTAACTTAACGCAAATTGATTACGACCGTGAAATGGCTTTTGTTGCCGTAAAGGCGTCGACAAATGAAAATGGTAAATTGGAAGAGTCAATAATAGGGGTAACACGAGCTCTATCTGATCCAGAAAATATCGAAGCCGAATTTGCTATCCTTGTGCGTTCAGATCTCAAAGGGATCGGGCTGGGTAGTATATTAATGAATAAGATCATCCGCTATTGCCGAGAAGCGGGCCTAAAGCGCATTACCGGTATGACCATGCCCTCTAACCGAGGCATGGTCATGCTGGCACAAAAGGTGGGTTTCGAGATAGATATCCAAATGGAGGACGGTATCGTTGAAATGTTGCTGCCACTTAAATAA
- a CDS encoding hypothetical protein (COG3203) yields the protein MDVKTKVLYCAMAVLSTPALASEFVPPSVYGNVLGQIKWEDNKDYQSEIQSVQLGLLGHHRTDLVRIRYNIEAEYGRDLTAKTEQDRDFDIRLSEANLILLNHSLGSLYFGNGTVGTYKDLYSKVDIFDSNNMKRWSGSTLYRQGVYGTNQIAYGTPIWNGLQFKGAIISPNDSNGNNVDVYGLRLIYNKGNFNATLNRASTHHKQLPANATEDYVRYAFVSSYQLKDFYLAGLVELNQDDPAGDSNVYGLSTKYQLNNVTFKLGAQFKDYDDASQNNETLYLANASYAFDKHFTTFVELAEYAEDSKNDRINIGLNFHF from the coding sequence ATGGATGTAAAAACTAAAGTGCTCTACTGTGCAATGGCCGTGCTGTCGACGCCGGCTTTAGCCAGCGAGTTTGTACCACCGTCGGTCTACGGCAATGTTCTGGGCCAAATAAAATGGGAGGACAACAAAGACTATCAATCTGAAATTCAGAGCGTTCAACTCGGCCTGCTTGGGCACCACCGAACAGATTTAGTCCGGATTCGCTACAACATTGAGGCGGAATACGGCCGGGATCTAACGGCAAAAACAGAACAAGACCGAGATTTTGACATCCGCCTGAGCGAAGCCAATCTCATTTTGCTTAACCACTCTCTTGGCTCTCTGTATTTCGGCAATGGCACCGTCGGTACCTACAAGGATTTGTATTCAAAAGTCGATATCTTTGACAGTAACAATATGAAACGTTGGAGCGGTTCAACTCTCTATCGCCAGGGGGTGTACGGTACCAACCAAATTGCTTACGGGACACCGATTTGGAACGGGCTGCAATTTAAGGGAGCCATCATCAGCCCGAATGACAGCAATGGCAACAATGTCGATGTCTACGGCTTACGCCTGATTTATAACAAGGGCAACTTTAATGCGACTTTAAATAGAGCATCCACCCACCACAAGCAGCTTCCAGCCAATGCGACCGAGGACTATGTCCGCTACGCATTTGTCTCCTCATACCAACTCAAAGACTTCTATCTCGCTGGCTTGGTTGAATTAAACCAAGACGACCCTGCGGGTGACAGCAATGTCTATGGCTTATCCACCAAGTATCAGCTCAATAACGTGACCTTCAAGCTGGGAGCCCAATTCAAGGATTATGACGATGCTAGCCAAAATAACGAAACCCTCTACCTAGCGAACGCCAGCTATGCGTTCGACAAACATTTCACCACCTTTGTTGAGCTAGCGGAGTACGCAGAAGACAGCAAAAACGATCGCATCAACATCGGCCTGAACTTTCACTTTTAA